A stretch of the Glycine soja cultivar W05 chromosome 13, ASM419377v2, whole genome shotgun sequence genome encodes the following:
- the LOC114381850 gene encoding UDP-glycosyltransferase 74G1-like: MEKKSMVKKRAHCLVLAYPAQGHINPMLQFSKLLENQGVRITLVTTRFYYNNLQRVPPSIALETIDDGFDKGGPGEAGGSKAYLDRFRQVGPETFAELLEKLGKSNDHVDCVIYNSLLPWALDVAKRFGIAGAAYLTQNMAVNSIYYHVQLGKLQAPLIEQEISLPALPKLHLQDMPSFFFYEDLSLLDLVVSQFSNIDKADWILCNTFYDLDKEITDWFMKIWPKFKTIGPNIPSYFLDKQCEDDQDYGITQFKSEECMEWLDDKPKGSVVYVSFGSLVTFGEEQMKELVCCLRECSNYFLWVVRASEQIKLPKDFEKRTDKGLVVTWCPQVKILAHEAVGCFVTHCGWNSILETLCLGVPIVAIPCWSDQSTNAKLIADVWKIGIRAPVDEKKVVRQEALKHCIKEIMDKGKEMKINALQWKTLAVRGVSKGGSSYENAVEFVNSLL; this comes from the exons ATGGAGAAGAAAAGCATGGTTAAGAAGAGAGCACACTGTTTGGTGTTGGCATATCCAGCTCAAGGTCACATCAATCCCATGCTTCAATTCTCCAAGCTATTGGAAAATCAAGGGGTGAGAATAACACTTGTTACAACCCGTTTCTACTACAATAACTTGCAAAGAGTGCCTCCTTCTATTGCCCTTGAAACCATCGATGATGGGTTTGACAAAGGTGGGCCTGGAGAGGCTGGAGGGTCCAAGGCCTATTTGGATCGGTTTAGGCAAGTTGGGCCAGAGACTTTTGCTGAGCTTCTTGAGAAACTTGGTAAATCAAATGACCATGTTGATTGTGTGATTTATAATTCATTGTTACCTTGGGCACTAGATGTTGCCAAGAGATTTGGGATTGCTGGAGCTGCATATCTTACTCAAAATATGGCTGTGAATAGCATATATTACCATGTTCAATTGGGGAAGTTGCAAGCTCCACTCATAGAACAAGAGATTTCCCTTCCTGCCTTACCCAAACTTCATCTTCAGGACatgccttctttctttttttatgaagatttgTCTTTGCTTGATTTGGTAGTGAGTCAGTTCTCCAATATCGACAAAGCTGATTGGATCCTATGTAACACCTTCTATGATCTGGATAAAgag attaCAGATTGGTTTATGAAGATTTGGCCAAAATTTAAGACCATTGGACCAAACATACCATCTTACTTCTTAGACAAACAATGTGAAGATGACCAAGATTATGGGATTACACAATTTAAGAGTGAAGAATGCATGGAATGGCTAGATGATAAGCCAAAAGGCTCCGTTGTTTATGTATCGTTTGGGAGTTTAGTTACCTTTGGTGAGGAACAAATGAAAGAACTAGTTTGTTGTTTGAGAGAGTGCTCGAATTATTTCTTGTGGGTGGTTAGAGCTTCTGAACAAATTAAACTCCCTAAAGATTTTGAGAAAAGAACAGACAAGGGTTTGGTAGTGACATGGTGTCCCCAAGTAAAAATTCTTGCTCACGAGGCTGTGGGATGTTTTGTGACACATTGTGGTTGGAATTCCATATTAGAAACCTTGTGCTTAGGAGTCCCAATAGTTGCAATACCATGTTGGTCTGATCAGAGCACAAATGCTAAGCTTATTGCAGATGTTTGGAAAATAGGAATTAGAGCCCCAGTTGATGAGAAAAAGGTTGTGCGACAAGAAGCTCTAAAACACTGTATAAAGGAGATAATGGATAAAGGCAAAGAGATGAAGATCAATGCCCTTCAATGGAAGACTTTAGCTGTAAGAGGTGTTAGTAAAGGTGGAAGTTCTTACGAAAATGCTGTAGAATTTGTGAATAGTTTATTATAA